Proteins encoded within one genomic window of Candidatus Binatia bacterium:
- the aceF gene encoding dihydrolipoamide acetyltransferase component of pyruvate dehydrogenase complex, translating to MDNEIVMPKLSDAMEEGKILRWLKSVGDEVRVGEVIAEVETDKADMELEADREGILKEIRVREGESAKVGAVLAVLEPKGGERAPSREKPAPAGEKSTVPPRPEPKKPVEAPSTVPPRASALARKVAEERGVELEAVVGSGPQGKIVRRDVEAATGAEAARPVSEGVEGRVELSRMRQAIARRMTEAKREIPHFYVTAEIDMTETLRLLEMVKRRVGEHLRITVTHAVLKAVALALVRHPRVNGRWVDGGIVLGSEVHLGMVVALEDGLVVPVIHHCERLSLQEIAAEANRLAAAARQGKFSGDDLRGSTFAVSNLGMFDVDEFAAIIDPPHAAVLAVGAVKPRPVVRGDRLEVARTMRVTLSCDHRQLDGAEAGRFLRTLREILENPVHLVMD from the coding sequence ATGGACAACGAGATCGTCATGCCCAAACTCTCGGACGCCATGGAGGAAGGCAAGATCCTTCGGTGGCTCAAGAGCGTCGGCGACGAGGTCCGGGTCGGCGAGGTCATCGCGGAGGTGGAAACCGACAAAGCCGACATGGAGCTCGAGGCGGACCGCGAGGGAATTCTGAAAGAAATCCGCGTCCGCGAGGGAGAATCGGCCAAGGTAGGGGCGGTGCTCGCCGTTCTCGAGCCGAAAGGCGGGGAACGCGCGCCTTCGCGAGAGAAACCGGCTCCCGCCGGAGAAAAGTCCACGGTCCCGCCCCGGCCCGAGCCGAAAAAACCCGTGGAAGCTCCGAGCACGGTGCCCCCGCGCGCTTCCGCTCTGGCCCGAAAAGTGGCCGAGGAGCGGGGCGTCGAGCTCGAGGCCGTGGTGGGGAGCGGCCCGCAGGGGAAGATCGTGCGCCGGGACGTCGAAGCCGCGACGGGCGCCGAGGCGGCGCGTCCGGTGTCGGAAGGCGTCGAGGGGCGAGTGGAGCTTTCGCGCATGCGACAGGCCATCGCCCGCAGGATGACGGAAGCGAAGCGCGAGATCCCGCACTTCTACGTCACCGCGGAAATCGACATGACCGAAACGCTCCGCCTCCTCGAAATGGTGAAACGTCGCGTCGGGGAGCACTTGCGGATCACGGTGACGCACGCCGTCCTGAAGGCGGTCGCGCTGGCGCTCGTTCGCCACCCGAGGGTCAACGGCAGGTGGGTGGACGGCGGCATCGTCCTCGGCTCCGAAGTGCACCTCGGCATGGTCGTGGCGCTCGAGGACGGGCTCGTCGTTCCCGTCATCCACCACTGCGAACGTCTGAGCCTGCAGGAAATCGCGGCCGAGGCGAACCGGCTCGCGGCCGCGGCGCGTCAGGGGAAGTTCTCGGGGGACGACCTGCGGGGATCCACTTTCGCCGTCTCGAATCTCGGGATGTTCGACGTCGACGAATTCGCCGCGATCATCGACCCGCCGCACGCTGCCGTTCTGGCCGTGGGGGCGGTCAAACCCCGGCCGGTCGTGCGCGGGGACCGCCTCGAGGTGGCCAGAACGATGCGCGTCACCCTCTCCTGCGACCACCGGCAGCTCGACGGTGCCGAGGCGGGCCGGTTTCTCCGTACTTTGCGGGAAATCCTGGAAAACCCCGTCCACCTGGTGATGGATTGA
- a CDS encoding ribonuclease HII, protein MGFLLRPERRLWERGILDVAGVDEAGVGPLAGPVVAAAVLLPRDFRDREIDDSKRLGPSRRERLAEKIRENARALGIGIATVEEIDRLNVYHAALLAMRRAVEALSVRPAYLLVDGRRIPGIEIPQERIVGGDRRSFSIAAASIVAKVTRDALMREADRLYPGYGFARHMGYGTREHREALERFGPCPWHRRSFLSVAQPLLPGFERRG, encoded by the coding sequence ATGGGGTTCCTCCTCCGTCCGGAACGGAGGCTCTGGGAGCGGGGAATCCTCGACGTGGCCGGCGTGGACGAGGCCGGCGTCGGGCCTCTCGCCGGGCCGGTGGTCGCGGCGGCGGTTCTTCTCCCGCGGGATTTTCGCGACCGCGAGATCGACGATTCGAAACGTCTCGGCCCCTCCCGGCGCGAGCGGCTGGCCGAGAAGATCCGCGAGAACGCGCGAGCCCTCGGGATCGGGATCGCGACGGTGGAAGAGATCGACCGCCTCAACGTGTACCACGCGGCTCTCCTCGCGATGCGACGCGCGGTCGAAGCGTTGTCGGTCCGTCCGGCCTACCTCCTGGTCGACGGTAGGAGGATCCCGGGCATCGAGATCCCACAGGAGCGGATCGTGGGCGGAGACCGCCGGAGTTTTTCGATTGCCGCGGCTTCCATCGTGGCCAAGGTGACCCGCGACGCGCTCATGCGCGAAGCCGACCGGCTCTACCCCGGGTACGGATTCGCCCGACACATGGGGTACGGCACTCGCGAGCATCGCGAGGCTCTCGAACGCTTCGGACCCTGCCCCTGGCACCGCCGGTCGTTTCTTTCCGTCGCGCAGCCTCTCCTTCCGGGTTTCGAGCGCCGCGGGTAG
- a CDS encoding NADP oxidoreductase, translating to MRHPSFREMMNEVVAYGSCCECGSCVLVCPHNVIDYVEGKPKQVAKATAPFDFCGISEGIGCDVCAQVCPRLGPREHVLGEAHLAGEAPYRGTFGRYRKVLVARATDPEVVARCQDGGVVTGLLAWARRTGRIDGAVVSAADPEKPAAPRPLVVTTEREIFETGTSWYTYCPNNLALEQAREMGLRRVAFVGVPCQVTPVRKMEWTDPAFLDNGRKKEKHIERQRSFLKGFAEIVELQIGLLCSEVFTFEGLMKETIEGELGIPLGDIAKFNVKGKVLIYKKDGELVEMSLRRAQEYARPECHHCGDFSAELADLSCGGVGAMGWTITIVRTKKGEEYFDAAVSDGVFETRPIEEFENSMKVLLRLARKQRVRVPVPPGRTPEAVRPPGFAS from the coding sequence ATGCGGCATCCCAGCTTCCGAGAAATGATGAACGAGGTGGTGGCCTACGGAAGCTGCTGCGAATGCGGTTCCTGCGTGCTCGTGTGCCCCCACAACGTGATCGACTACGTCGAGGGCAAGCCGAAGCAGGTGGCCAAGGCCACGGCTCCGTTCGACTTCTGCGGGATCAGCGAGGGGATCGGATGCGACGTGTGCGCGCAGGTGTGCCCCCGCCTCGGCCCGCGGGAGCACGTGCTCGGGGAGGCACACCTGGCCGGAGAAGCCCCGTATCGGGGCACGTTCGGGCGCTACCGGAAGGTCCTCGTGGCACGTGCGACGGATCCGGAAGTCGTCGCGCGTTGCCAGGACGGCGGGGTCGTGACGGGCCTTCTCGCCTGGGCTCGGCGTACCGGCAGGATCGACGGTGCCGTGGTGTCGGCCGCCGACCCGGAAAAGCCGGCTGCGCCCCGGCCTCTCGTGGTGACGACGGAACGGGAGATTTTCGAGACCGGCACTTCCTGGTATACGTACTGCCCGAACAATCTCGCGCTCGAGCAGGCGCGCGAGATGGGACTGCGGCGGGTGGCGTTCGTGGGGGTGCCGTGCCAGGTGACGCCGGTCCGCAAAATGGAGTGGACGGACCCGGCGTTTCTCGACAACGGGCGCAAGAAAGAAAAGCACATCGAGCGACAGCGGTCTTTCCTGAAGGGCTTCGCCGAGATCGTCGAGCTCCAGATCGGGCTCCTCTGCAGCGAAGTCTTCACCTTCGAAGGACTCATGAAGGAGACGATCGAGGGCGAACTCGGCATCCCGCTCGGGGACATCGCGAAGTTCAACGTGAAGGGAAAGGTTCTCATCTACAAGAAAGACGGCGAGCTCGTCGAGATGAGCCTCCGCAGAGCCCAGGAATACGCCCGGCCCGAATGCCACCATTGCGGCGACTTCTCGGCGGAGCTCGCCGACCTTTCGTGCGGGGGTGTGGGGGCGATGGGATGGACGATCACGATCGTGCGGACGAAAAAGGGAGAGGAGTATTTCGACGCGGCCGTCTCCGACGGCGTGTTCGAAACCAGGCCCATCGAGGAGTTCGAAAACTCCATGAAGGTGCTGCTCCGTCTCGCTCGCAAGCAGCGGGTTCGCGTGCCCGTGCCCCCGGGGCGGACTCCCGAGGCGGTTCGGCCGCCGGGTTTTGCGAGCTAG